A portion of the Coturnix japonica isolate 7356 chromosome 4, Coturnix japonica 2.1, whole genome shotgun sequence genome contains these proteins:
- the MAN2B2 gene encoding epididymis-specific alpha-mannosidase isoform X2, translated as MPSEESMHAYAANVYTSVVEELMKGKQRKFIAVEQEFFRLWWDAVATDTHKQQVHQLLQEGRLEFVIGGQVMHDEAVTLIDDQILQLTEGHGFLYETFGIRPQFSWHVDPFGASATTPTLFALAGFNAHLISRIDYDLKADMQKNKKLQFVWQGSPSLSESQEIFTHTMDQYSYCTPSQLPFSNRSGFYWNGFAVFPDPPKDCVYPNMSLPVTDSNIHMYAQAMVANIKERAAWFRTNDVLWPWGCDKQFFNASVQYSNMDLLLDYINKHSDEFGVTVQYATVGDYFQAVYSRNLTWEIRNSQDFLPYSTEPFQAWTGFYTSRSMLKGVARCASSLLYAGESFFTQYVRKHPAGSICKHAALKQLQSLRWAVSEVQHHDGITGTESPKVTSMYMDNLMYGMFNVKKLMASIIFDMNNAKKSGEVYYTYNKDSGKPGTTDIDHYVIVYNPLAWNITTIVAVPVNISSMSVYDELGHSVPAQIQSSAESHSIYDLYILVELSGLTYKKYNVKPSNDKQSAFTGRSTKYERKDVMHSVQQSQKLLPVSGNCYEIMFDQSTNLMHSITNRETNQSVQVTQEFLEYHVNGNVTKGPISDNYLFAPNASAIPVSQAVGMEVVSGNLVTEIRQYFFSNVTAQYYTHAVFTRMYSVPEGYDGKLLCHRIEQEYSVGPLEVNREAVLRTTTNLNTGQLLYTDDNGFQIQKRPFKAYVNNTIARNYYPMVQTAYIEDNTTRLVLLAERAHGVSSQGNGQVEVMLHRRLWNNLQWDLNNNLTLNDSSVVRPVFWLILGTKSATNVLYRTSGLALQHRPVVMFGTFSGDKPELPGQLRQTSAHSFSVTVPPNLHLQTLSIPGWRYSSNHAEQVRTIHMGKQKQGDADFSRVLLRIRHLYEVGEDPVLSQPVMVNLKSLLKELGSVKLVEERSLTGTWDVNTLKRWKWKTVQNQSKGFSNSTKISDDFTVTVHPKEIRTFFVYFQDQ; from the exons GTCCATCAGTTACTTCAGGAAGGACGATTGGAATTTGTCATTGGAGGACAAGTGATGCATGATGAAGCTGTGACGCTAATTGATGATCAGATTTTGCAGTTGACGG agggCCATGGTTTTTTATATGAAACTTTTGGGATCAGACCTCAGTTTTCTTGGCATGTTGATCCTTTTGGAGCCTCAGCTACAACACCAACTCTTTTTGCTCTTGCTGGCTTTAACGCTCATCTTATCTCTCGAATTGACTATGACCTGAAGGCTGACATGCAGAAAAACAAG aagctTCAGTTTGTATGGCAGGGTTCTCCTTCCTTATCTGAAAGTCAGGAGATCTTCACCCATACTATGGATCAGTACAGCTACTGTACCCCATCGCAGCTGCCTTTTTCAAACAG ATCAGGGTTTTATTGGAATGGATTTGCAGTTTTCCCAGATCCACCAAAAGACTGTGTTTACCCAAACATGAGCCTCCCTGTTACAGACAGCAACATCCATATGTATGCTCAGGCCATGGTGGCAAACATTAAGGAGAGAGCAGCCTGGTTCCGAACAAATGATGTTTTGTGGCCGTGG GGCTGTGACAAACAGTTCTTCAATGCATCTGTTCAGTACTCCAACATGGACCTGTTGTTGGACTATATTAACAAGCATTCTGATGAGTTTGGAGTGACTGTCCAATATGCAACCGTTGGTGATTACTTCCAAGCAGTTTATAGCAGAAATCTTACATGGGAAATAAGGAATTCTCAAGACTTTCTTCCATATTCAACAG AGCCATTTCAAGCCTGGACTGGATTTTATACTTCTCGGAGCATGTTGAAAGGAGTCGCTAGGTGTGCGAGTTCACTGCTTTATGCTGGAGAGTCCTTTTTTACACAGTATGTCCGGAAACACCCAGCAGGTTCTATCTGCAAACATGCAGCGCTAAAGCAGCTTCAGAGCCTTAGATGGGCAGTTTCAGAG GTCCAGCACCATGATGGCATAACAGGCACAGAGTCTCCCAAAGTTACAAGCATGTACATGGATAACTTGATGTATGGCATGTTCAACGTTAAGAAACTAATGGCTTCCATAATCTTCGATATGAACAATGCTAAGAAGAGTGGAGAGGTCTATTATACTTACAATAAAGACTCAGGAAAACCAG GTACTACAGATATTGACCATTATGTTATTGTGTATAATCCCCTGGCCTGGAACATCACTACAATTGTCGCAGTCCCTGTCAACATCTCATCAATGAGTGTTTATGACGAACTGGGACATTCTGTACCAGCACAG ATTCAAAGTTCAGCTGAGTCCCATTCTATCTATGATCTGTACATCCTAGTTGAATTAAGTGGTCTGACTTACAAAAAATACAACGTTAAGCCCTCAAATGATAAGCAGTCTGCGTTTACTGGAAGATCAACTAAATACGAGCGGAAAGACGTGATGCATTCAGTTCAGCAAAGTCAAAAACTGCTTCCTGTGTCCGGCAACTGTTACGAGATCATGTTTGATCAAAGCACTAATCTAATGCACAGCATTACAAACAG GGAGACAAACCAGTCTGTCCAGGTGACCCAGGAGTTCCTTGAGTACCATGTGAATGGAAATGTTACAAAAGGACCCATTTCAGACAACTACTTATTTGCCCCTAATGCTTCTGCCATTCCAGTATCACAAGCAGTTGGGATGGAAGTGGTCTCTGGAAACTTAGTGACAGAGATACGGCAATACTTCTTCAG CAATGTTACTGCTCAGTATTATACACATGCAGTATTTACAAGGATGTATTCAGTACCAGAAGGCTATGATGGGAAGTTGCTTTGTCATAGGATAGAGCAAGAATACAGTGTTGGACCTTTGGAAGTAAATCGTGAGGCAGTTCTGAGAACAACCACAAATTTGAACACTGGGCAGCTGCTCTACACTGATGATAATGGATTCCAGATTCAGAAGAGACCATTCAAGGCGTATGTCAATAACACAATAGCACGG AACTATTATCCTATGGTCCAGACTGCCTACATTGAAGATAATACCACAAGGCTGGTGCTGCTTGCAGAAAGAGCTCATGGTGTCTCAAGTCAAGGGAATGGACAAGTGGAG GTGATGCTTCACAGGAGACTATGGAACAATCTTCAGTGGGACCTAAATAACAATCTTACTTTGAATGACTCTTCAGTGGTTCGTCCTGTGTTTTGGCTTATTTTAGGAACAAAGTCTGCCACCAATGTTTTGTATAGGACAAGTGGCCTTGCATTACAACACAGGCCAGTTGTAATGTTTGGAACGTTTTCAG GAGATAAACCAGAGCTACCTGGGCAACTTCGGCAGACATCAGCCCACAGTTTTTCTGTAACAGTCCCACCTAATCTTCATCTCCAGACTCTGAGCATTCCAGGGTGGAGATACAGCTCTAATCATGCAGAGCAGGTCCGCACCATTCACATGG gtaAACAGAAACAAGGTGATGCAGACTTCAGTCGTGTCCTGCTAAGAATTAGACACCTGTATGAGGTTGGAGAGGATCCTGTGCTGTCTCAGCCTGTGATGGTGAATTTGAAG TCTTTGCTGAAAGAATTGGGGTCAGTGAAGTTAGTGGAGGAGAGATCACTCACAGGCACCTGGGATGTGAACACTTTGAAGCGGTGGAAGTGGAAGACTGtgcaaaatcaaagcaaag GATTCTCCAATAGCACAAAGATCTCAGATGACTTTACTGTAACTGTTCACCCGAAGGAAATAAGGactttctttgtgtattttcaaGATCAATAA
- the LOC107314073 gene encoding uncharacterized protein LOC107314073 isoform X1, translating to MVATSLRILLATCVGCLVATDPSNVVVTQTPTEMHLSIGDSTEIACTWEKSIKRYRISWYLVNKENITRTVSSKLVRNATREFKDVLVIEAASANDTGLYYCEIIIEIPFYKKAYGNGTMLVVEEREAQSLERNAPLVWVIIPIITCLAAVGSLYFCYKKKQKLTISGSAQLPAPQEGHQEEQALEVAEIYGRTESTREEAGWAVSTLYNSLDSFYDASNRKMMNPPSLLDPVQQISTSHGPGQMQSPEQGCAEKLPSTFDNQNSRIM from the exons ATGGTTGCCACTTCACTGAGAATCCTGTTGGCAACGTGTGTTGGCTGCTTAG TAGCTACAGATCCCAGCAATGTAGTAGTCACCCAAACACCAACAGAAATGCACCTATCTATTGGAGACTCCACAGAAATAGCCTGCACTTGGGAAAAGTCGATTAAGAGATATAGAATCAGCTGGTATCTTGTTAATAAGGAGAACATCACCAGAACTGTATCATCAAAACTTGTACGCAATGCCACCCGTGAATTCAAGGATGTCCTGGTGATTGAAGCTGCCAGTGCAAATGACACTGGGCTTTACTACTGTGAGATAATTATTGAAATACCTTTCTATAAAAAAGCATATGGAAATGGAACAATGCTGGTTGTTGAAGAGCGAG AAGCTCAGTCATTGGAGAGGAATGCGCCATTAGTTTGGGTCATCATTCCCATCATTACGTGCTTAGCAGCAGTGGGAAGTTTATATTTTtgctacaaaaagaaacagaagttgaCAATTTCTG GTTCTGCCCAGCTTCCTGCACCACAAGAAGGGCATCAGGAGGAGCAGGCACTTGAGGTGGCAGAAATTTATGGAAGAACTGAGTCCACCAGAGAAGAAGCTGGTTGG gcTGTCTCTACGCTTTATAACTCACTGGATTCTTTTTACGACGCATCAAACCGAAAGATGATGAATCCACCGTCACTACTGGACCCAGTGCAGCAGATAAGCACATCCCATGGTCCAGGGCAGATGCAAAGTCCAGAACAAGGGTGTGCTGAGAAGCTTCCATCCACTTTTGATAATCAgaactcaaggatcatgtaa
- the LOC107314073 gene encoding uncharacterized protein LOC107314073 isoform X2 yields MVATSLRILLATCVGCLATDPSNVVVTQTPTEMHLSIGDSTEIACTWEKSIKRYRISWYLVNKENITRTVSSKLVRNATREFKDVLVIEAASANDTGLYYCEIIIEIPFYKKAYGNGTMLVVEEREAQSLERNAPLVWVIIPIITCLAAVGSLYFCYKKKQKLTISGSAQLPAPQEGHQEEQALEVAEIYGRTESTREEAGWAVSTLYNSLDSFYDASNRKMMNPPSLLDPVQQISTSHGPGQMQSPEQGCAEKLPSTFDNQNSRIM; encoded by the exons ATGGTTGCCACTTCACTGAGAATCCTGTTGGCAACGTGTGTTGGCTGCTTAG CTACAGATCCCAGCAATGTAGTAGTCACCCAAACACCAACAGAAATGCACCTATCTATTGGAGACTCCACAGAAATAGCCTGCACTTGGGAAAAGTCGATTAAGAGATATAGAATCAGCTGGTATCTTGTTAATAAGGAGAACATCACCAGAACTGTATCATCAAAACTTGTACGCAATGCCACCCGTGAATTCAAGGATGTCCTGGTGATTGAAGCTGCCAGTGCAAATGACACTGGGCTTTACTACTGTGAGATAATTATTGAAATACCTTTCTATAAAAAAGCATATGGAAATGGAACAATGCTGGTTGTTGAAGAGCGAG AAGCTCAGTCATTGGAGAGGAATGCGCCATTAGTTTGGGTCATCATTCCCATCATTACGTGCTTAGCAGCAGTGGGAAGTTTATATTTTtgctacaaaaagaaacagaagttgaCAATTTCTG GTTCTGCCCAGCTTCCTGCACCACAAGAAGGGCATCAGGAGGAGCAGGCACTTGAGGTGGCAGAAATTTATGGAAGAACTGAGTCCACCAGAGAAGAAGCTGGTTGG gcTGTCTCTACGCTTTATAACTCACTGGATTCTTTTTACGACGCATCAAACCGAAAGATGATGAATCCACCGTCACTACTGGACCCAGTGCAGCAGATAAGCACATCCCATGGTCCAGGGCAGATGCAAAGTCCAGAACAAGGGTGTGCTGAGAAGCTTCCATCCACTTTTGATAATCAgaactcaaggatcatgtaa